The following are encoded together in the Acidobacteriota bacterium genome:
- the glnA gene encoding type I glutamate--ammonia ligase yields MSDPKAVMQFVKDNGVKLLDLRFTDLPGLWHHVSYPIDQFSEASFEEGFGMDGSSIRGWAAIHESDMLLMPDPAWFMLDPFTEVSTLVMVADVIDPVTKQRYDRDPRYIAKKAEMYLASTGLADTAFFGAEAEFFIFDNVRFDQRENEGYYHIDADEGRWNSGRKENNLGYRPRFKEGYFPVPPTDHYQDLRSEMTLTMQACGLEVECHHHEVATGGQTEIDLKFNRLVRSADNMMIYKYVVRNVANQYGKTVTFMPKPLFQDNGSGMHTHQSLWKGGKPLFAGDGYAGLSQMALWYIGGLIKHGPALAAIIAPTTNSYKRLVPGFEAPVNLAYSRRNRSAACRIPMYSASPKAKRVEFRPPDPSCNPYMAFAAMMMAGLDGIEHKIDPGQPLDKDIYDLGPEELAKVPSMPGSLDSALEALEKDHQFLLKGDVFTEELIRTYIDYKRDKEVKAVALRPHPFEFALYYDI; encoded by the coding sequence ATGTCCGATCCGAAAGCAGTCATGCAGTTCGTGAAGGACAACGGGGTCAAGCTGCTTGACCTGCGCTTCACCGACCTGCCCGGACTGTGGCACCACGTTTCTTATCCGATCGACCAGTTCAGCGAGGCCTCCTTTGAAGAGGGCTTCGGCATGGACGGTTCTTCGATCCGCGGCTGGGCTGCGATCCATGAGAGTGACATGCTGCTCATGCCCGATCCAGCCTGGTTCATGCTCGATCCTTTTACCGAGGTCTCCACGCTGGTGATGGTCGCCGACGTGATCGATCCGGTGACCAAGCAGCGTTACGACCGCGATCCGCGCTACATCGCCAAGAAGGCGGAGATGTATCTCGCCTCCACCGGACTCGCCGACACGGCATTCTTCGGCGCGGAAGCTGAGTTCTTCATCTTCGATAACGTGCGCTTCGACCAGCGCGAGAACGAGGGCTACTACCACATCGACGCCGACGAAGGCCGCTGGAATTCGGGACGCAAAGAGAACAACCTGGGATATCGGCCACGCTTCAAGGAAGGCTATTTCCCCGTTCCGCCCACCGACCACTACCAGGATCTGCGCAGCGAGATGACGCTGACCATGCAAGCTTGCGGCCTGGAAGTGGAGTGTCATCATCATGAGGTCGCCACCGGCGGCCAGACCGAGATCGACCTGAAGTTCAACCGGCTGGTCCGCTCCGCCGACAACATGATGATCTACAAGTACGTGGTCAGGAACGTGGCCAACCAATACGGCAAGACGGTGACGTTCATGCCCAAGCCGCTCTTCCAGGACAACGGCAGCGGCATGCACACTCACCAGTCGCTGTGGAAGGGTGGTAAGCCGCTCTTCGCTGGCGATGGCTACGCCGGACTCTCGCAGATGGCGCTGTGGTACATCGGCGGACTGATCAAACACGGTCCGGCGCTCGCGGCGATCATCGCGCCCACCACCAACTCGTATAAGCGCCTGGTCCCGGGCTTCGAAGCTCCGGTCAACCTGGCCTACTCGCGGCGCAATCGTTCGGCGGCGTGCCGCATTCCCATGTACTCGGCGAGCCCGAAGGCGAAGCGCGTGGAGTTCCGGCCTCCGGATCCGAGCTGCAATCCGTACATGGCGTTCGCCGCGATGATGATGGCCGGACTCGACGGCATCGAGCACAAGATCGATCCCGGCCAGCCGCTCGATAAGGACATCTACGATCTTGGTCCGGAAGAATTGGCCAAGGTGCCGTCGATGCCCGGCTCGCTCGATTCGGCGCTTGAAGCTCTGGAGAAGGACCACCAGTTCCTGCTCAAGGGCGATGTCTTCACGGAAGAACTTATCCGCACGTACATCGATTACAAGCGCGATAAGGAAGTGAAGGCGGTGGCGTTGCGTCCGCACCCGTTCGAGTTCGCGCTGTACTACGACATCTAG
- a CDS encoding LysR family transcriptional regulator has protein sequence MDFDQLETFLEVARHASFSRAAEKRFRTQPAVSAQIRALEEEIGAKLFDRSGGKVALTGAGKAFQKYAEETVERRKQMLTSLAEMERVPRGEIVVGANEATCLHILPEVFAEFKKQYPSVSVNINRAERAKILDYIIDNTVDFGVVSMPVADNRMTVVPIHRDELVLIAPVHHPLAKMKSASLAEVVKFPLLLPRFGRTRDAIESLFAERKLKPNISMELDSSELLKRFVAVDVGVGFIAKSNVAEDVRAKVLAAIPLADAHIKRDLALVFRKDKALSRAALAFIEIAVKLKPAQALGL, from the coding sequence ATGGACTTCGATCAGCTAGAGACGTTCCTCGAAGTAGCCCGCCACGCGAGCTTCTCGCGCGCGGCGGAGAAACGTTTTCGCACGCAGCCCGCGGTCAGCGCGCAGATCCGCGCGCTCGAAGAAGAGATCGGGGCGAAGCTCTTCGACCGCTCCGGCGGCAAGGTCGCCCTCACCGGCGCGGGCAAAGCGTTCCAGAAATACGCGGAGGAAACGGTCGAACGGCGCAAGCAGATGCTGACCTCGCTCGCCGAGATGGAGCGCGTGCCCCGCGGCGAGATAGTCGTGGGCGCGAACGAAGCCACCTGTCTGCACATCCTCCCTGAGGTCTTTGCCGAGTTCAAGAAGCAGTACCCCAGCGTGAGCGTGAACATCAACCGCGCCGAGCGCGCAAAGATCCTCGACTACATCATCGATAACACGGTGGACTTCGGCGTGGTCTCCATGCCGGTGGCCGACAACCGCATGACCGTCGTCCCTATCCATCGCGATGAATTGGTCCTGATCGCTCCGGTGCATCATCCGCTGGCGAAGATGAAGTCGGCAAGCCTCGCCGAGGTCGTCAAGTTCCCACTGCTGCTTCCCCGCTTCGGGCGCACCCGCGACGCCATTGAAAGCCTCTTCGCCGAGCGCAAGCTCAAGCCGAATATCTCGATGGAGCTCGACTCCAGCGAGCTGCTCAAGCGCTTCGTCGCGGTCGACGTCGGCGTGGGATTCATCGCCAAGTCGAACGTCGCCGAGGACGTGCGCGCCAAGGTGCTGGCCGCCATCCCGCTCGCCGACGCGCACATCAAGCGCGACCTCGCGCTCGTCTTCCGCAAAGACAAGGCGCTCTCGCGCGCCGCGCTCGCCTTCATCGAGATCGCGGTCAAGCTCAAGCCGGCTCAGGCGCTGGGGCTCTGA
- a CDS encoding arginine decarboxylase, pyruvoyl-dependent, with translation MVPRRIFLTKGVGKHKERLTSFELALRDAGIASQNLVRVSSIFPPNCKLITRTQGLKYLSHGEVVFAVVAENSTREPHRLLASSIGLAIPADRTTYGYLSEHHSFGETDDIAGDYAEELAAEMLATTLDVEFDPDSSWDEKKQIYRISNKIVRTMNNTQSAVGSKRGLWTTVIAAAILIFD, from the coding sequence ATGGTCCCAAGACGCATCTTTCTGACGAAGGGTGTGGGAAAACATAAAGAACGCCTCACCAGTTTCGAGTTGGCGCTGCGCGATGCCGGCATCGCTTCGCAGAATCTTGTGCGCGTGTCGTCCATCTTCCCGCCGAACTGCAAACTCATCACCCGCACCCAGGGCCTGAAGTACCTGAGCCACGGTGAAGTCGTCTTCGCCGTCGTCGCGGAGAACTCTACGCGCGAGCCGCATCGCTTGCTGGCTTCTTCGATCGGACTCGCGATACCGGCCGACCGCACCACCTACGGATACCTGAGCGAGCACCACTCCTTCGGCGAGACCGACGACATCGCCGGTGACTACGCCGAAGAACTCGCCGCCGAGATGCTCGCCACTACCCTCGACGTGGAGTTCGACCCCGATTCTTCCTGGGACGAGAAGAAGCAGATCTACCGCATCTCCAACAAGATCGTCCGCACCATGAACAACACGCAGTCGGCGGTTGGCTCGAAGCGCGGACTGTGGACCACGGTCATCGCCGCCGCGATATTGATCTTCGACTAG